Proteins from a genomic interval of Equus quagga isolate Etosha38 chromosome 13, UCLA_HA_Equagga_1.0, whole genome shotgun sequence:
- the C13H19orf81 gene encoding putative uncharacterized protein C19orf81 homolog, which yields MQPEVEPPHSSTKGHPSMHREAGALLVDLGTPEELQTWSLGRPGKSSKQYLRQVIAEYEALDRELPCIRKFPTPPAAQPLCLCMETSPEEDFTHLEVLEALEAELPGAMESGRVSSIRFENMNVICGTAGRRDRWLITVTDFQTRSRLLRSGLRLRGLAHPLLRHDELLLGDYRLHLRRSMVRRRMLEALGAEPTEED from the exons ATGCAGCCAGAGGTGGAGCCCCCGCACTCCTCCACCAAGGGCCACCCCAGCATGCACAGGGAGGCAG GAGCCCTCCTTGTGGACCTAGGGACCCCGGAGGAGCTACAGACTTGGAGCCTGGGCAGGCCGGGCAAATCCTC GAAGCAGTACCTGCGCCAGGTCATTGCAGAATACGAGGCGCTGGACCGAGAGCTGCCGTGCATCCGGAAGTTCCCCACGCCCCCCgctgcccagcccctctgcctgtgCATGGAGACCTCT CCCGAGGAGGACTTTACCCACCTGGAGGTGCTGGAGGCGCTGGAGGCCGAGTTACCCGGGGCCATGGAGAGCGGGCGCGTGAGCAGCATCCGCTTTGAGAACATGAACGTCATCTGTGGGACTGCGGGCCGGCGGGACAG GTGGCTCATCACGGTCACGGACTTCCAGACTCGCTCGCGCCTGCTGCGCTCGGGGCTCCGCCTCCGCGGGCTCGCGCACCCGCTCTTGCGCCACGACGAGCTGCTGCTGGGCGACTACCGCCTGCACCTGCGCCGCTCCATGGTCCGACGGCGCATGCTCGAGGCTCTGGGGGCGGAGCCGACCGAGGAAGATTGA